One region of Oligoflexus sp. genomic DNA includes:
- a CDS encoding CbtB domain-containing protein yields MPTIYTQARRHLRITRHLKMNVAQKAFITLAIIGVVLYTMFFTTTPMVHDYFHDLRHSLMLIPCH; encoded by the coding sequence GTGCCGACCATTTACACGCAAGCCAGACGTCATCTGCGCATCACCCGTCATCTGAAAATGAACGTCGCTCAAAAAGCGTTCATCACGCTCGCGATCATCGGTGTCGTGCTCTACACGATGTTCTTCACCACAACTCCGATGGTTCATGATTATTTCCATGATCTGCGTCACAGCCTCATGCTGATCCCCTGTCATTGA
- a CDS encoding MotA/TolQ/ExbB proton channel family protein, whose protein sequence is MQFNIVDKLLAIVSLGSAWVLWLLLALSVISLGVIVERLIYYARIRLDFVSFSREVTRRLIDNDIDGIKGVCSTSQSIESQTILKGLEYKDRGVEAMDQSMTGFLFGEKQKLDHGLVILGTLGSNAPFIGLFGTVIGIIQAFSDLSTNPAGGPSVVMAGISEALIATAVGLIVAIPAVIAFNGFQRVVRRKLSNAEAMKGLVIAHFSK, encoded by the coding sequence ATGCAATTTAACATCGTGGACAAGTTGCTGGCGATCGTTTCCCTAGGCAGCGCGTGGGTGCTGTGGCTCCTCCTGGCTCTCAGCGTGATCTCGCTGGGCGTCATCGTCGAGCGTCTGATTTATTACGCCCGCATCCGTCTCGATTTCGTGAGCTTCTCGCGCGAGGTTACCCGGCGTTTGATCGACAACGACATCGACGGCATCAAAGGCGTGTGCAGCACGAGCCAGTCCATCGAATCGCAAACCATCCTCAAGGGCCTTGAATACAAGGACCGCGGCGTGGAAGCCATGGACCAGAGCATGACCGGCTTTCTCTTCGGCGAGAAACAAAAGCTCGACCACGGCCTTGTGATCCTCGGCACCCTCGGTTCCAACGCCCCCTTTATCGGTCTCTTCGGTACCGTTATCGGGATCATCCAGGCCTTCAGCGATCTGTCGACCAACCCCGCAGGCGGTCCCTCGGTGGTCATGGCCGGTATTTCCGAGGCTCTGATCGCGACCGCCGTCGGCCTGATCGTGGCGATCCCGGCCGTCATCGCGTTCAACGGTTTCCAGCGCGTCGTGCGCCGCAAGTTATCCAACGCCGAAGCGATGAAGGGTCTTGTCATCGCTCACTTCTCAAAATAA
- a CDS encoding biopolymer transporter ExbD, with product MAGSVGNDEEGINDINVTPLVDVMLVLLIIFMVTANYITNQSINLELPKAATGQDTGATNLGFSIDKDSKLFLDGKPISYEELPQVIAERKKAKPDVQALISADVKTPHGDVVKLIDAVRRYGILNFAINVEVEAQ from the coding sequence ATGGCTGGCAGCGTAGGAAATGATGAAGAAGGTATTAACGATATCAACGTAACGCCCCTTGTGGACGTGATGCTCGTGCTCCTGATCATCTTCATGGTCACCGCCAACTATATCACGAATCAGTCCATCAACCTTGAGCTGCCCAAGGCCGCGACGGGTCAGGACACCGGCGCGACCAACCTCGGTTTCAGCATCGATAAGGACTCCAAACTTTTTCTGGATGGCAAGCCGATCAGCTATGAAGAGCTGCCTCAGGTGATCGCCGAACGCAAGAAAGCCAAGCCCGACGTGCAGGCGCTGATTTCCGCTGACGTGAAAACGCCCCATGGCGATGTCGTCAAGCTGATCGACGCCGTGCGACGCTATGGGATTTTGAATTTTGCGATCAATGTGGAAGTGGAAGCCCAGTAA
- a CDS encoding glutamate-cysteine ligase family protein, producing MADQKQETLSAEACYEYVYHKVFPLRPADYCTKYPKWPGLVGLEVEMLPLWTKSMDEKKPATVPLFDQGGLVPALESMKAQQSVWRYNYQPDDPTHLLTISLDDSDMISFEPGGQLEFSTRPYPCLSEAIQRMQSIQGILDTALAEKGVSIVQVGMNPWLTVDEIGLQMTKPRYRAMDAFFTNQNEFGRRMMRQTCTIQVNLDFGGNDEVLAKRYLLSNLLAPFATAMFANSPFMDGKVNGYLSNRARTWQHMDDSRTGFPYLEGVVKSMDRKACVQTYYDFIMNGRVVFAEPLQYRVMDGRFRFKDWVEHGIDGVKPTLKDLQTHLSLQFPEVRARGFMELRSLDCQTRFWQVAPAAFYVAMLYNDAALHAGLDLLLPLRGRLIEYWQHSTKGLQNPEMAQLAQKIMRIARDAFGGLPPCFQGADTSRIFEAYLEYYTDRMRTPADDLLDIHAREGGLSGSSFVRLNDQWQSFLDSK from the coding sequence ATGGCGGATCAGAAGCAGGAAACCTTGAGTGCCGAGGCCTGCTACGAATACGTGTACCACAAAGTCTTTCCGCTACGCCCCGCGGACTACTGCACCAAATATCCAAAGTGGCCAGGGCTGGTCGGTCTTGAAGTTGAGATGCTGCCGCTCTGGACGAAGTCCATGGATGAGAAGAAACCCGCGACGGTGCCTCTCTTCGACCAGGGTGGACTGGTTCCGGCACTGGAAAGCATGAAGGCTCAGCAGTCAGTCTGGCGATATAATTACCAGCCCGATGATCCCACGCATCTTCTGACGATCAGTCTGGACGACTCGGATATGATCAGCTTCGAGCCGGGCGGTCAGCTGGAATTTTCCACGCGACCCTATCCGTGCCTGTCGGAAGCGATTCAAAGGATGCAGAGCATTCAGGGCATTCTGGATACCGCCCTGGCCGAAAAAGGCGTGAGCATCGTTCAGGTCGGCATGAATCCCTGGCTGACTGTGGACGAAATCGGACTGCAGATGACCAAGCCTCGTTATCGCGCGATGGATGCCTTCTTCACCAATCAAAATGAATTCGGTCGGCGCATGATGCGGCAGACCTGTACGATTCAGGTCAACCTGGATTTTGGCGGCAACGATGAGGTGCTCGCCAAGCGTTATCTTCTGTCGAACCTCCTCGCGCCTTTTGCAACGGCGATGTTCGCGAATTCGCCCTTCATGGATGGCAAGGTCAACGGCTATCTGAGCAATCGCGCGCGCACCTGGCAGCATATGGATGATTCGCGGACCGGCTTTCCCTATCTGGAAGGCGTCGTGAAGTCCATGGATCGCAAGGCCTGCGTTCAAACCTATTATGATTTCATCATGAATGGTCGCGTGGTCTTCGCTGAACCCCTCCAGTATCGCGTGATGGATGGCCGCTTCCGTTTCAAGGATTGGGTCGAGCATGGCATCGACGGCGTGAAACCCACGCTGAAGGATCTGCAGACGCATCTTTCGCTGCAGTTCCCCGAAGTCAGGGCCCGCGGTTTCATGGAGCTGCGTTCGCTCGATTGCCAGACCAGGTTCTGGCAGGTGGCGCCGGCGGCATTCTATGTGGCTATGCTTTATAACGATGCGGCGCTGCATGCCGGACTTGATCTGCTCCTGCCTTTGCGCGGCCGACTGATCGAATACTGGCAGCATTCCACCAAGGGGCTGCAAAATCCCGAGATGGCTCAGCTAGCCCAGAAAATCATGCGGATTGCGCGTGATGCCTTTGGCGGTCTGCCGCCCTGTTTCCAAGGGGCTGATACGTCGCGTATATTTGAAGCTTACTTGGAATATTACACCGATCGAATGCGGACACCGGCCGATGATCTGCTCGACATCCACGCCCGCGAAGGGGGACTGTCGGGATCGAGTTTCGTTCGTTTGAATGACCAGTGGCAGAGCTTTCTTGATAGCAAATGA